A genomic segment from Oncorhynchus clarkii lewisi isolate Uvic-CL-2024 chromosome 14, UVic_Ocla_1.0, whole genome shotgun sequence encodes:
- the LOC139366614 gene encoding putative P2Y purinoceptor 10, translating into MNLNVSGLWEELPVNSSVWCPYDVIGWEPQMEQLYFWFYLLLFIPGLCLNTTALWVLCRHISKKTKAVIFMVNLALADLLHVMSLPLRIHYYLTHTWPFGQTLCLFCFYLKYLNMYASITFLVCISVQRCVFLLQPFYARRWRRRYDLLISATVWLVVGIGCSPFIIMRISNSTVPSQHTPSPSTSLIPSSNPSHYTGSPIQYSTISTLPYTSSSPSGCFKDLPTRKLPLPLVAAMMVLAELFGFVLPLSAISYCSLRIAHSLRQRQDREHHHNHRCPSTSQAQPSTQTDREHHHNHRCPSTSQAQPSAQTDREHHHNHRCPLTSQAQPSARINRQMDKDKRRALRMVMSCSALFLFCFAPYHINFLLYVMVSQDIVSHCPTMLVVRHFHPVSLCVASLSCCLNPLLYYFLTAEFRQHLSQRTSSLSSSIRGRLMSLESTSSFRE; encoded by the exons ATGAATCTGAACGTCTCTGGTCTGTGGGAGGAGCTTCCTGTTAACTCCTCCGTGTGGTGTCCCTATGATGTGATTGGTTGGGAGCCACAAATGGAGCAGCTGTACTTTTGGTTCTACCTGCTGCTCTTCATCCCTGGTCTGTGCCTCAACACCACGGCTCTCTGGGTGCTATGTAGACACAtcag taaGAAGACCAAGGCAGTGATCTTCATGGTGAACCTGGCACTAGCTGACCTACTCCATGTCATGTCTTTGCCTCTGAGGATCCACTACTACCTGACACACACCTGGCCCTTTGGACAAACACTGTGTCTGTTCTGtttctacctcaaatacctcaacATGTACGCTTCCATCACCTTCCTG gTGTGTATCAGTGTCCAGAGGTGTGTGTTTTTGCTACAGCCCTTCTATGCCAGGCGGTGGAGACGGCGTTATGACCTGTTGATCAGCGCCACCGTGTGGCTGGTGGTGGGAATAGGTTGTTCCCCTTTTATTATCATGAGGATCAGCAACAGCACTGTACCCAGTCAACACACCCCTAGCCCCAGTACCAGTCTTATACCCAGCTCTAACCCCAGCCATTACACTGGTAGTCCTATTCAATACTCCACAATCTCCACCTTACCTTACACAAGCTCCAGCCCCAGCGGCTGTTTTAAGGACCTGCCCACCAGGAAACTACCACTCCCCCTTGTGGCAGCCATGATGGTGCTTGCAGAGCTGTTTGGGTTTGTGTTACCGCTCAGTGCCATCAGTTACTGCTCTCTCCGGATCGCTCActcactgagacagagacaggacagagagcacCACCACAACCACCGCTGCCCCTCGACCAGCCAGGCCCAACCCTcaacccagacagacagagagcaccACCACAACCACCGCTGCCCCTCGACCAGCCAGGCCCAACCCtcagcccagacagacagagagcaccACCACAACCACCGCTGCCCCTTGACCAGCCAGGCCCAACCCTCAGCCCGGATTAACAGGCAGATGGACAAAGATAAGCGTCGCGCCCTGAGGATGGTTATGAGCTGCTCGGCTCTATTCTTGTTCTGTTTCGCTCCGTACCACATCAATTTCCTGTTGTACGTGATGGTGTCTCAGGATATAGTGTCCCACTGCCCCACGATGCTGGTGGTGCGTCATTTCCACCCTGTTTCGCTGTGTGTAGCCAGTCTTTCCTGCTGTCTGAACCCTTTGTTATATTACTTCCTCACTGCAGAGTTCAGACAGCACCTCTCCCAAcgcacctcctccctctcctcctccattagAGGCCGGCTCATGAGCCTGGAAAGCACCTCCTCTTTTAGGGAGTAA